In the genome of Methylophaga nitratireducenticrescens, one region contains:
- the glyQ gene encoding glycine--tRNA ligase subunit alpha translates to MSNSAATVAATPKTFQELILRLQQYWAEQGCVLLQPYDMEVGAGTFHPATFLRAIGPEPWSAAYVQPSRRPTDGRYGDNPNRLQHYYQFQVLIKPSPLNIQELYLGSLRMLGIDTTIHDIRFVEDNWESPTLGAWGLGWEVWLNGMEVTQFTYFQQVGGLECKPVSGEITYGLERIAMYLQGVASVYDLVWADGPLGKVTYGDVFHQNEVEMSTYNFEHANTEHLFQQFDTCEKESERMIAAGLPLPAYEMVLKASHTFNLLDARKAISVTERQRFILRVRTLARAVAQAYFDRRESLGFPMLSKQDEV, encoded by the coding sequence ATGAGTAATTCTGCGGCAACTGTGGCGGCCACGCCAAAAACTTTTCAGGAACTGATTCTACGTCTGCAACAATACTGGGCAGAACAAGGCTGTGTGTTATTACAGCCCTATGATATGGAGGTTGGAGCGGGTACCTTCCACCCGGCCACCTTCCTGCGAGCTATTGGCCCGGAGCCCTGGAGTGCGGCGTATGTGCAGCCCTCCCGTCGTCCGACAGATGGCCGTTATGGCGACAACCCTAACCGTCTCCAGCATTACTATCAGTTTCAGGTGTTGATCAAACCATCGCCTTTGAATATTCAGGAGCTGTATCTTGGCTCATTAAGAATGCTGGGAATTGATACCACCATCCACGATATACGTTTTGTAGAAGATAACTGGGAATCACCGACATTAGGTGCCTGGGGGCTGGGTTGGGAAGTCTGGTTGAATGGGATGGAGGTGACACAGTTCACCTATTTCCAGCAGGTTGGCGGCCTCGAATGTAAACCCGTCAGCGGTGAAATCACTTATGGTCTGGAACGTATCGCCATGTATTTACAAGGCGTAGCCAGTGTTTATGATTTGGTTTGGGCTGATGGTCCACTCGGCAAAGTGACTTACGGCGATGTGTTTCATCAGAACGAAGTCGAAATGTCGACCTACAACTTTGAACATGCCAATACCGAACATCTGTTTCAACAGTTCGATACCTGTGAAAAAGAGAGTGAAAGAATGATTGCAGCGGGCTTGCCATTACCTGCTTATGAAATGGTTTTAAAAGCGTCACATACCTTTAACCTGTTGGATGCACGGAAAGCGATTTCGGTCACTGAAAGACAGCGCTTTATCCTGCGTGTCAGAACATTGGCCAGGGCAGTTGCTCAGGCTTACTTCGACCGACGTGAATCTCTGGGCTTTCCGATGTTAAGTAAACAGGATGAGGTGTAG
- a CDS encoding energy transducer TonB, with amino-acid sequence MISTSRATDRIILTLIGSVILHVIVLFSISFNVFSPPTNAPVNQLDITLVKQQTEQQSEEASYLAQVNNEGGGETEEKTPEPTLDLPVPIAEEAPASTDPVSATITELDPVPVEPVIPAPLVEPAPPVEPSPPAEAPAEKVVPEPPTEKPVVETKPDPETASKKVTAEKAERKVDTSEIVTEETVDTVEETAEITPKVSGAELVARARSEIGSLQSTLENNSMALSKSPKKRRISASTKEYAAAAYMRSWEMKVERIGNMNYPQEAKDKGINGSLMLSVDIKPDGSVPPDGIVVSRSSGHKVLDDAAVRIVRLGAPYAAIPEDVLQNNDMLTIIRTWKFESARGLLAH; translated from the coding sequence ATGATTTCGACCAGCAGAGCCACTGATCGGATAATTCTGACCCTTATCGGGTCGGTCATTTTGCATGTTATCGTGCTGTTTTCAATCAGTTTTAACGTGTTTTCACCACCGACCAATGCACCCGTCAATCAACTGGATATCACGCTGGTCAAACAGCAGACTGAACAGCAATCGGAAGAGGCCAGTTACCTTGCTCAGGTCAATAATGAAGGTGGCGGTGAAACCGAAGAAAAAACGCCTGAACCCACACTTGACTTGCCGGTACCAATTGCCGAAGAGGCTCCCGCATCAACAGACCCCGTATCTGCCACGATTACGGAACTGGATCCGGTTCCTGTAGAACCGGTTATCCCCGCCCCCCTTGTAGAACCGGCTCCGCCAGTTGAACCATCTCCTCCAGCAGAGGCGCCAGCTGAAAAGGTGGTTCCAGAGCCCCCAACTGAAAAACCAGTGGTTGAGACAAAACCCGACCCCGAAACCGCCAGCAAAAAAGTCACGGCTGAAAAGGCTGAACGTAAGGTAGATACTTCTGAAATTGTCACTGAAGAGACCGTCGATACCGTTGAAGAAACAGCAGAAATTACGCCAAAAGTTTCTGGTGCAGAGCTGGTTGCTCGGGCAAGAAGCGAAATCGGATCACTGCAGAGCACATTGGAAAATAACAGTATGGCGTTAAGCAAATCCCCAAAAAAACGCCGTATTTCAGCGTCCACCAAAGAATATGCTGCTGCGGCCTATATGCGATCCTGGGAGATGAAAGTGGAACGTATTGGCAATATGAATTATCCCCAGGAAGCCAAGGATAAAGGTATTAACGGTAGCTTGATGTTATCAGTGGATATCAAACCGGATGGCAGCGTGCCGCCCGATGGTATTGTAGTGTCTCGATCTTCCGGGCATAAGGTACTGGATGATGCCGCCGTGCGAATTGTACGTTTAGGTGCTCCCTATGCCGCCATCCCCGAGGATGTTCTGCAAAATAATGACATGCTTACCATTATCCGTACCTGGAAGTTTGAAAGTGCCCGAGGCCTGTTGGCCCATTAG
- the uvrA gene encoding excinuclease ABC subunit UvrA — protein MKKISIRGARTHNLKNIDLDLPRDALIVITGLSGSGKSSLAFDTLYAEGQRRYVESLSAYARQFLSMMEKPDVDHIEGLSPAISIEQKSTSHNPRSTVGTITEIYDYLRLLLARAGEPRCPTHHLPLEAQTVSQMVDTVLAMPEGKRLMLLAPVIQDRKGEHLSVFEGLRAQGFVRARVNGEVVELDDPPELELRKKHTIEAVVDRFKVREDLQQRLAESFETALKLADGVAKVVSMDDDSDQTLFSARFACSECGYSIAELEPRMFSFNNPAGACPTCDGLGIKQFVDPSRVVAHPELSLAAGAIRGWDRRNAYYYQMILSLADHFQFDIDAAFDSLPENVRQVILYGSGRTEIDFSYISDRGKRVSRKHAFEGIIPNLQRRYHETESGSVRDELAKFHSIRACPDCHGTRLREASRNVFINETNLPEITAMPIGEATEFFQQLELPGKRGEIASKIVSEISARLSFLVNVGLDYLSLARSADTLSGGEAQRIRLASQIGAGLVGVMYILDEPSIGLHQRDNDRLLGTLTRLRDLGNTVIVVEHDEDAIRSADYVLDIGPGAGVHGGAIVAQGTPEDIMKSEHSLTGQYLSGRRKIEIPAKRETAHAGKSIGLRGACGNNLKHVDVDIPIGLMTCVTGVSGSGKSTLINETLLKLTSKTLNGASEEPAPHTDILGLEQLDKVVAINQSPIGRTPRSNPATYTGLFTPIRELFAGTQEARARGYGPGRFSFNVKGGRCEACQGDGLIKVEMHFLPDIYVPCDVCKGKRYNRETLDIRYKGKTITEVLDMTIEDANVFFENIPVVAKKLQTLIDVGLTYIKLGQNATTLSGGEAQRVKLAKELSKRDTGKTLYILDEPTTGLHFYDIEQLLKVLHHLRDRGNTIVVIEHNLDVVKTADWVIDMGPEGGAGGGEVIAVGTPEQITEYPRSHTGHYLKPLLK, from the coding sequence ATGAAAAAAATCAGTATTCGCGGCGCCCGTACGCACAACCTTAAAAACATCGATCTGGACCTGCCCAGAGATGCACTGATTGTGATTACCGGCTTGTCCGGATCAGGCAAATCGTCACTGGCTTTTGATACCTTATATGCGGAAGGTCAGCGGCGCTATGTGGAATCGCTTTCAGCCTATGCCAGACAGTTTTTATCGATGATGGAAAAACCCGATGTTGACCATATTGAGGGACTTTCCCCGGCCATTTCGATTGAACAGAAGTCGACATCACATAATCCACGTTCTACTGTCGGTACCATCACTGAAATCTATGATTATTTAAGATTGTTGTTGGCCAGAGCCGGTGAACCGCGCTGCCCAACGCATCATCTGCCGCTGGAAGCACAAACCGTGAGTCAGATGGTAGACACCGTATTAGCCATGCCGGAAGGCAAACGTTTAATGTTATTGGCTCCGGTAATTCAGGATCGCAAGGGCGAACATCTGTCAGTGTTTGAAGGGTTGCGGGCCCAAGGGTTTGTGCGTGCCAGAGTCAATGGTGAAGTCGTTGAACTGGACGATCCACCAGAGCTTGAATTACGCAAAAAACACACGATAGAAGCCGTGGTTGACCGTTTTAAAGTACGCGAAGATCTGCAACAACGTCTGGCGGAATCGTTTGAAACGGCTTTGAAATTAGCCGATGGTGTGGCCAAAGTCGTCTCGATGGATGATGACTCGGATCAAACATTATTTTCGGCGCGTTTTGCCTGCTCTGAGTGTGGCTATTCAATAGCCGAACTCGAACCGCGCATGTTTTCCTTTAATAATCCGGCCGGTGCCTGCCCGACCTGTGATGGTTTAGGCATCAAGCAATTTGTTGATCCTTCCCGAGTCGTTGCACACCCTGAACTTAGTTTGGCGGCCGGTGCCATTCGCGGATGGGATCGTCGTAATGCCTATTACTACCAAATGATTCTATCGCTAGCCGATCACTTTCAATTTGATATTGATGCGGCATTTGACTCGTTACCTGAAAATGTCCGCCAAGTGATTTTGTATGGCAGTGGTCGTACCGAAATTGATTTCAGTTATATCAGTGATCGTGGCAAACGAGTAAGCCGAAAACATGCTTTCGAAGGTATTATTCCCAACCTGCAACGCCGTTATCATGAGACTGAATCGGGTAGTGTTCGTGATGAACTGGCGAAATTCCATTCAATCAGAGCCTGTCCGGATTGCCATGGCACCCGCTTACGGGAAGCCTCACGTAATGTATTTATCAATGAAACCAATTTGCCAGAAATAACGGCGATGCCGATTGGTGAAGCCACCGAGTTTTTCCAGCAACTAGAGCTGCCTGGCAAACGTGGCGAGATAGCCAGCAAGATAGTCAGCGAGATCAGTGCCCGTCTGAGTTTTCTGGTTAATGTCGGGCTGGATTACCTGTCGCTGGCGCGCAGTGCAGATACCTTATCCGGTGGTGAAGCTCAGCGTATCCGGCTGGCCAGCCAGATTGGTGCCGGTCTGGTAGGAGTGATGTATATCCTTGATGAACCCTCCATCGGTCTGCACCAGCGTGACAATGATCGTCTTTTGGGAACACTGACCCGGCTGCGTGATTTGGGAAATACGGTGATTGTGGTTGAACATGATGAGGATGCGATTCGCAGTGCCGATTATGTGCTGGATATCGGGCCGGGTGCCGGGGTCCATGGTGGTGCAATTGTGGCGCAGGGCACGCCAGAAGATATTATGAAAAGTGAGCATTCGCTTACCGGACAATACCTGTCTGGTCGTCGAAAAATTGAAATCCCAGCTAAACGCGAAACCGCCCATGCCGGTAAATCCATTGGTCTGCGTGGTGCCTGCGGTAATAACCTGAAACATGTCGATGTCGATATTCCGATCGGTCTGATGACTTGTGTTACCGGCGTGTCTGGTTCAGGAAAGTCCACCTTAATTAACGAAACGCTGCTGAAGCTGACTTCCAAGACATTAAATGGTGCTTCCGAAGAACCCGCACCGCATACCGATATTCTCGGCCTGGAACAATTAGATAAAGTCGTGGCGATTAATCAAAGCCCGATTGGTCGGACGCCGCGCTCTAATCCTGCTACCTACACCGGTCTTTTCACCCCGATACGAGAGCTATTTGCGGGTACTCAGGAAGCACGGGCCAGAGGTTATGGACCTGGAAGATTTAGCTTTAATGTTAAAGGCGGCCGCTGTGAAGCCTGTCAGGGTGACGGTTTGATTAAGGTCGAAATGCACTTTTTACCCGATATTTATGTGCCTTGTGATGTCTGTAAAGGTAAGCGCTACAATCGTGAAACCCTTGATATTCGCTATAAAGGTAAAACCATCACTGAAGTGCTGGATATGACTATCGAAGATGCCAATGTGTTTTTTGAAAATATTCCGGTGGTGGCGAAAAAACTGCAAACCTTGATTGATGTCGGCCTGACCTATATCAAGCTGGGTCAGAATGCCACGACGCTTTCCGGCGGTGAAGCGCAACGGGTCAAACTGGCCAAAGAATTATCCAAACGTGATACCGGTAAAACGCTGTATATCCTTGATGAGCCGACCACAGGGCTGCATTTTTACGATATTGAGCAACTGCTGAAAGTCTTGCATCATTTACGCGATCGGGGTAACACTATCGTGGTGATTGAGCATAATCTGGATGTGGTAAAAACCGCCGACTGGGTAATTGATATGGGGCCTGAGGGTGGCGCTGGCGGTGGTGAAGTGATTGCTGTCGGCACGCCGGAGCAAATCACTGAATATCCACGTTCGCATACCGGACATTATCTGAAGCCGTTATTAAAATGA
- a CDS encoding FAD:protein FMN transferase codes for MKTVLHSLVLVIGLSLLSACGNQDRALQAKFYAFGTEIDVSLYGVDEETAAQTIDALEQSFSEVNDLWHAWQPSVLTKINDAIAAEQSIAVDDNVASVILLAQKLAKDSGHLFNPAAGNLFALWGYEQDDWFESRPLPPQADIDAWLAVSPTMDDIVIENGQLTSKNSTVRLGFGGFAKGYAVDNAIAILQQQGIENAVVNIGGDLRAIGTHGERPWIIGIRHPRHDRVLASVAVSDDESVFSSGDYERFFTYEGKRYPHILDPRTGYPADQAMSSTVIHENASLADAAATAIFVAGSNWPTIAAEMGLDMVMLVTEDGQVEMSPAMQKRVRLTGHDAEPVIREIPHE; via the coding sequence ATGAAGACTGTTTTACACAGCCTTGTATTGGTAATTGGTTTAAGTTTATTAAGTGCATGTGGTAATCAGGATAGGGCGCTGCAAGCCAAGTTTTATGCTTTTGGCACCGAAATCGACGTCAGTCTGTACGGTGTTGATGAAGAAACGGCAGCTCAAACTATTGATGCTCTGGAGCAATCCTTTTCAGAAGTAAATGACCTGTGGCATGCATGGCAGCCGAGTGTGTTAACCAAAATTAATGATGCAATTGCAGCAGAACAATCCATTGCAGTGGATGACAATGTTGCCAGCGTGATTTTACTGGCTCAGAAACTGGCGAAAGACAGTGGCCATTTGTTTAATCCGGCAGCCGGTAATTTATTTGCATTATGGGGATATGAGCAGGATGACTGGTTTGAATCCCGTCCACTTCCCCCACAGGCTGATATCGATGCATGGCTGGCCGTCAGCCCGACGATGGATGATATTGTTATCGAAAATGGGCAACTAACCAGTAAAAATTCTACCGTAAGACTGGGCTTTGGTGGTTTTGCCAAAGGTTATGCGGTTGATAATGCCATCGCAATTCTGCAGCAACAGGGTATTGAAAATGCCGTGGTCAATATTGGTGGCGATTTACGTGCCATAGGAACTCATGGCGAACGTCCCTGGATTATTGGCATTCGCCACCCCAGACATGACAGAGTGTTAGCCTCGGTCGCTGTCAGTGATGATGAAAGTGTTTTCAGCTCTGGAGATTACGAACGTTTTTTTACCTATGAAGGAAAACGTTACCCGCATATTTTGGATCCACGTACCGGCTATCCTGCTGATCAGGCAATGTCCTCTACCGTGATTCACGAGAATGCATCCTTGGCAGATGCTGCAGCAACAGCGATTTTTGTAGCAGGCAGTAACTGGCCAACCATTGCTGCCGAAATGGGACTTGATATGGTTATGCTGGTCACTGAAGATGGTCAGGTAGAAATGAGTCCTGCGATGCAGAAACGTGTCAGATTAACCGGACATGATGCCGAACCGGTAATTCGCGAAATTCCACACGAGTGA
- the gshB gene encoding glutathione synthase yields the protein MSRLIGIVMDPISAINIKKDSSFAMLLAAQAKGWTIQYMEQQDLYLSQGKVMASMRDLQVIEDANNWYQLGEPTTRRLSELDAILMRIDPPFDMEYIYSTYLLEQAQSEGVLVVNHPQSLRDANEKLFTAWFPQCCPPTLVTRKKQLMREFQQQHGDIIIKPLDGMGGASIFKVSQGDPNFSVIVETLTEQGKKSVMVQQYLPAIKDGDKRILLINGEPVPFALARIPADGETRGNLAAGGRGEGRPLTDRDRWICQQVGPKLREKGLLFVGLDVIGDYLTEINVTSPTCIRELDRQFNLNIAGDLMNCIEAHL from the coding sequence ATGTCGCGACTTATCGGCATCGTGATGGATCCCATTTCGGCCATCAATATCAAAAAAGACAGCAGTTTTGCGATGCTATTGGCTGCTCAGGCCAAGGGCTGGACAATCCAATATATGGAACAACAGGATCTGTATCTGAGCCAGGGCAAAGTGATGGCCAGCATGCGGGATTTACAGGTCATTGAAGATGCCAATAATTGGTATCAATTAGGCGAACCAACAACCCGCAGGCTTAGCGAACTTGATGCCATCCTGATGCGCATCGATCCCCCATTTGATATGGAATATATCTACAGCACATACCTGTTGGAACAGGCTCAGTCTGAGGGCGTATTAGTGGTGAACCATCCACAAAGCCTGCGTGATGCCAACGAAAAACTGTTTACTGCCTGGTTTCCGCAATGTTGTCCGCCTACCTTGGTCACCCGGAAAAAACAACTGATGCGTGAATTTCAGCAACAACATGGCGATATTATTATCAAACCATTAGATGGCATGGGCGGCGCTTCTATTTTCAAAGTCAGTCAGGGCGATCCGAATTTTTCGGTGATTGTCGAAACGCTTACCGAGCAAGGCAAAAAATCGGTGATGGTGCAGCAGTATTTACCGGCAATTAAAGACGGTGATAAACGTATTCTGCTGATTAACGGCGAACCAGTTCCCTTCGCCTTGGCCCGAATCCCTGCGGATGGCGAAACACGTGGCAATTTGGCAGCGGGTGGTCGGGGTGAAGGCCGACCACTCACAGATAGAGATCGCTGGATTTGTCAGCAGGTTGGGCCAAAATTACGTGAAAAAGGTCTGTTATTTGTTGGTCTGGATGTGATTGGCGATTATCTGACTGAGATTAACGTCACCAGCCCGACCTGTATTCGTGAGCTGGATCGGCAATTCAACCTGAATATTGCCGGTGATTTGATGAATTGTATTGAGGCACATTTATGA
- a CDS encoding CYTH domain-containing protein encodes MSLEQEMKLTVNGETKLNLADLEWLQAMVSERKQLHLRTEYFDTPQLKLKQQGIALRMRQIDDQWLQTVKTSGKVQDGLHQREEWEHPIMNGEFDLPLLRQTPLAPMVDDSGSWKQLQRLFYTKFNRDILMLEATQDTLIELAYDFGEAVSGNNKAIIHEVELELRHGSLEVLQQIAEKLKSELALSYNNRSKAETGYQLYQQQNTD; translated from the coding sequence ATGAGTCTTGAACAGGAAATGAAACTTACCGTGAATGGCGAGACCAAACTGAATCTTGCTGATCTGGAATGGCTGCAAGCCATGGTCAGTGAGCGAAAGCAGTTGCATCTGCGGACGGAGTACTTTGATACCCCGCAACTGAAACTGAAACAGCAGGGCATCGCTTTACGTATGCGACAGATCGACGATCAATGGCTGCAAACCGTTAAAACCAGTGGCAAGGTTCAGGATGGTCTGCATCAGCGTGAAGAATGGGAACATCCCATCATGAATGGTGAGTTTGATCTGCCCTTGCTTCGACAAACACCGTTAGCGCCGATGGTCGATGACAGTGGCAGCTGGAAGCAGTTGCAGCGTCTGTTCTATACCAAATTTAACCGGGATATTCTTATGCTGGAAGCCACCCAGGATACCCTGATTGAGCTGGCGTATGATTTTGGTGAGGCCGTTTCGGGTAACAACAAGGCGATTATTCATGAAGTCGAACTGGAGTTACGTCACGGTTCACTGGAAGTGTTACAGCAAATTGCAGAAAAGCTGAAGTCGGAATTGGCGCTGAGTTATAACAACCGCAGTAAGGCCGAGACGGGTTACCAGTTATATCAACAACAGAATACTGACTGA
- a CDS encoding MFS transporter — protein MTQKQATPDALSALEKRTISGLSVIFALRMLGLFMILPVFSLSAQQYSHSTPLLIGLAIGAYGLTQALLQIPFGMLSDRIGRKKVIYLGLLLFALGSLLAAMADSIYTVIIGRLLQGSGAIAAVVMALTADLTRDQHRTKAMAAIGISIGLSFSVALASGAALESWIGLDGIFWATALMAVFGMLVLHWWVPTPYKHKQHQDMKPARAQIGEVLANISIMRLVASILILHLLLTLSFFALPIALQDFAGVAKADLALTYLPVLLLAFICMVPFILLAEKQRKMKLVFTGAIAVLAVAQIGWALLPGSLAMLMICLWLFFTAFNILEASLPSMMSKLSPIKNKGTAMGIYSSAQFIGAFIGGILGGIIYSIGDISWIFWSAGLISAGWLIMMLPMQAPKHYSSRIVPLNEVTAETADEFVERLNAIKGVVEIVIVLEERIAYVKYLADDVDLHELEACLIYA, from the coding sequence ATGACGCAAAAGCAAGCCACACCTGACGCACTTAGTGCGCTGGAGAAACGTACCATTTCCGGTTTATCAGTCATCTTCGCCCTGCGTATGCTGGGTTTGTTTATGATTTTGCCGGTATTTTCGCTCTCCGCCCAACAATATTCACACAGCACGCCTTTATTAATAGGTCTCGCGATTGGTGCCTATGGTTTAACGCAGGCGCTGTTGCAAATTCCATTTGGCATGCTCTCCGACCGAATTGGCCGTAAGAAGGTCATTTATCTGGGTTTGCTCCTGTTTGCCCTCGGTAGCCTGTTAGCCGCCATGGCAGACTCAATTTACACTGTCATTATTGGTCGATTATTACAAGGCAGTGGCGCGATTGCCGCCGTAGTCATGGCCTTAACCGCAGACCTTACCCGCGATCAGCATCGCACCAAAGCGATGGCCGCCATCGGTATCAGCATTGGCTTATCATTTTCCGTGGCATTAGCCAGTGGGGCGGCTTTAGAAAGCTGGATTGGACTGGATGGTATCTTCTGGGCCACTGCATTAATGGCTGTTTTTGGCATGTTGGTATTGCATTGGTGGGTTCCCACTCCTTATAAACACAAACAACATCAGGATATGAAACCAGCCCGCGCACAAATTGGCGAGGTATTGGCGAATATTTCCATTATGCGTCTGGTCGCCAGTATTCTGATTCTCCATTTATTACTCACGTTAAGTTTTTTCGCGCTACCAATCGCCTTGCAGGATTTTGCCGGCGTCGCCAAAGCGGATTTAGCGTTAACCTATTTACCAGTGTTATTACTGGCGTTTATCTGCATGGTGCCGTTTATTCTGCTGGCCGAAAAACAGCGCAAAATGAAACTGGTATTTACCGGCGCAATTGCCGTGCTGGCTGTCGCTCAGATCGGTTGGGCTCTATTACCCGGCTCATTGGCCATGCTGATGATTTGCTTATGGTTATTTTTCACAGCATTTAATATTCTTGAAGCCAGCCTGCCATCGATGATGTCCAAACTCAGTCCGATTAAAAACAAAGGCACAGCGATGGGAATCTATTCCAGCGCGCAGTTTATCGGTGCTTTTATTGGCGGTATATTAGGTGGCATTATTTACAGCATTGGTGATATCAGCTGGATCTTCTGGTCTGCAGGACTGATCAGTGCTGGGTGGTTGATTATGATGTTGCCGATGCAGGCACCAAAACATTACAGTAGCCGCATTGTTCCATTAAACGAAGTCACCGCTGAAACGGCTGATGAATTTGTAGAACGGCTGAATGCTATTAAAGGCGTGGTTGAGATCGTGATTGTGCTTGAAGAGCGGATCGCGTACGTTAAATATCTTGCCGATGATGTCGATTTGCATGAACTCGAAGCGTGTCTGATTTATGCATAG
- the glyS gene encoding glycine--tRNA ligase subunit beta gives MSDVRDFLLELGTEELPPKALSTLSEALLKGVEKGLTEAELTFSTSKAYASPRRLAVVITGLQTHQADRDIEKRGPAVTAGFDEEGNPTKALQGFARSCGVDVDALETLETDKGAWLVYREKQTGQAATELLPEIVKQSLAALPIPKRMRWGSLSEEFVRPVHWLVLMLGDEIIPASLLGVQSNQLSYGHRFHHPQAIRISSPRTYAPQLLSEGHVMVDFAERREAICGQVNELASQLGGQAIIDDELLNEVTGLVEWPVALSGEFEKRFLELPSQALISSMQGHQKYFPVKDAAGKLLPFFITVCNIESRDPAQVIAGNERVILPRLSDAAFFWDTDRKRPLADRQEQLKTIVFQNQLGTVFDKSQRVAKLAVFIAGKIDGDVALAERAAMLAKCDLVTEMVGEFPELQGIMGSFYARLDGEQEELAAAMDEQYLPRFAGDALPQGKTGQALSLAEKIDTLCGLFGIGQPPSGAKDPFALRRAALGVLRIIIENNLDLDLAELLQQSVQSYDKQLTETEIVAPVMQYLFDRLRGYAADAGHHGDVFEAVLALQPTRPLDFMQRMQAVSAFRDMEQAEALAAGNKRIDNILRKNGAYEADHQLNPALLEATAEQQLAETLKRVSADVEPLMQQADYTGVLRRLADMRDSIDAFFDEVMVMAEDEAIRHNRLALLNQTRALFMGVADISRLQN, from the coding sequence ATGAGTGATGTACGTGATTTCCTGCTAGAGCTTGGCACTGAAGAGTTACCGCCCAAAGCCCTTTCGACTTTAAGTGAAGCTTTACTGAAAGGTGTTGAAAAAGGGTTAACTGAGGCAGAACTCACTTTCTCAACGTCAAAAGCCTATGCCAGTCCACGTCGGTTGGCGGTAGTGATTACTGGCCTCCAGACTCACCAGGCCGATCGTGATATCGAAAAGCGTGGCCCTGCCGTTACCGCTGGTTTTGATGAAGAAGGCAACCCGACCAAAGCCTTACAGGGATTTGCCCGTTCCTGTGGTGTGGATGTCGATGCACTTGAAACGCTGGAAACGGATAAAGGTGCCTGGTTAGTCTACCGCGAAAAACAGACGGGTCAGGCCGCCACAGAGTTACTGCCGGAAATTGTGAAGCAGTCCTTAGCAGCATTGCCAATTCCCAAGCGTATGCGTTGGGGCAGTTTATCTGAAGAATTTGTCAGACCGGTGCATTGGCTGGTGTTGATGCTGGGAGATGAGATTATTCCAGCCAGTTTACTGGGCGTGCAATCCAATCAACTAAGTTATGGACATCGTTTCCATCATCCCCAGGCGATTCGCATCAGCAGTCCACGAACCTATGCGCCGCAATTGCTTAGCGAAGGCCATGTGATGGTTGATTTTGCTGAGCGTCGCGAAGCCATTTGCGGACAGGTCAATGAATTGGCCAGCCAACTGGGTGGTCAGGCCATTATTGATGATGAATTGCTCAATGAAGTCACCGGTCTGGTGGAATGGCCGGTTGCCTTATCGGGTGAGTTTGAAAAGCGTTTTCTGGAATTACCGTCGCAGGCGTTAATCTCCTCAATGCAAGGCCATCAAAAATATTTTCCGGTAAAAGATGCTGCAGGCAAGTTACTGCCATTTTTTATTACCGTTTGTAATATCGAAAGTCGTGACCCGGCGCAGGTGATTGCCGGTAATGAACGGGTGATTCTGCCCCGGTTAAGCGATGCGGCGTTTTTCTGGGATACTGATAGAAAACGTCCATTAGCGGATCGTCAGGAACAACTGAAAACCATCGTGTTCCAGAATCAACTGGGCACGGTCTTTGATAAATCCCAACGTGTTGCGAAACTGGCTGTTTTTATTGCCGGCAAAATTGATGGTGATGTAGCACTGGCCGAACGTGCTGCCATGTTGGCCAAATGTGATCTGGTCACTGAAATGGTCGGCGAATTCCCCGAACTGCAAGGCATTATGGGCAGCTTCTATGCGCGTCTTGATGGCGAGCAGGAAGAGTTGGCTGCAGCGATGGATGAGCAATATCTGCCACGTTTTGCCGGTGATGCTTTGCCACAGGGCAAAACCGGGCAGGCATTAAGTCTTGCTGAAAAAATCGATACCTTGTGCGGTCTGTTTGGTATTGGTCAGCCACCATCAGGTGCCAAAGATCCGTTTGCCTTACGGCGTGCTGCGTTGGGCGTGCTGAGAATTATAATCGAAAATAATCTGGATTTGGATCTGGCTGAACTTTTACAACAGTCAGTGCAAAGTTACGATAAACAGCTTACTGAAACTGAAATCGTGGCTCCGGTGATGCAATATCTGTTTGATCGTTTGCGTGGCTATGCAGCAGATGCAGGTCACCATGGTGATGTGTTTGAAGCCGTTTTAGCCTTACAACCCACACGCCCACTGGATTTCATGCAGCGCATGCAGGCGGTATCCGCTTTCCGTGATATGGAACAGGCTGAAGCGCTGGCGGCAGGTAATAAACGCATTGATAATATCCTACGTAAAAATGGTGCCTATGAAGCGGATCATCAGTTAAATCCCGCCTTACTGGAAGCAACAGCTGAACAACAACTCGCGGAAACTTTAAAACGTGTATCTGCAGATGTTGAACCGTTGATGCAGCAGGCTGACTACACCGGCGTGTTGCGTCGACTAGCCGATATGCGAGACAGTATTGATGCGTTTTTTGACGAAGTCATGGTTATGGCAGAAGATGAAGCCATTCGTCATAATCGCTTGGCGTTGTTGAATCAGACTCGGGCTTTATTTATGGGTGTGGCAGATATTTCCCGGTTACAAAATTAG